The following proteins are encoded in a genomic region of Catellatospora sp. TT07R-123:
- a CDS encoding ATP-dependent DNA helicase has translation MAQAIADAVESGDHLLVQAGTGTGKSLAYLAPALVVDGPVVISTATLALQAQLVDKDLPRISKAVAKVLGREPTYALLKGRHHYICMAKLEHSDENDPQDSLFDTGSGGGTKWLGEAGRLGKQIARIRDWAMESDTGDRDELDPGVDDTAWRMVSTPARECVGAARCPYGADCFAELSRARAREADIVVTNHSLLSVDMMAGRHIVPEHKLLIIDEAHELADRVSSAAQAELTPDTVDRTARAARTFLEGEEYQALVEGADALTVGLAETPAGRITGPLPQAMVEACTLLDGATRRALTRIGEIKADDPDPVRKQQAKSLLDEVSKTAQRLLADADHDVAWVEQEPRRALVVAPLSVAGLLSEKLYEERTVVATSATLTLGGRFDTVARSLGLPVSDKPGQDDGWTSLDVGSPFDYPKQGILYVASHLPRPAASGLPDAAGAELLALVQALGGRTLGLFSSRKAATQAAELLRARTNLTVLLQGDEALPLLVRKFREDRNSCLLGVMSLWQGVDVPGDACQLVVIDRLPFPRPDEPLAAARSAAVDATGGSGFAAVSVPIAAIRLAQGVGRLIRTSSDKGVVAVLDSRLETARGYGAFLRASLPPFWYTTKQEVVLNSLRRLSQS, from the coding sequence ATGGCGCAGGCCATCGCCGATGCCGTCGAGTCCGGCGACCACCTGCTCGTGCAGGCCGGCACCGGCACCGGCAAGTCCCTCGCCTATCTCGCCCCCGCGCTGGTCGTCGACGGCCCTGTCGTCATCTCGACGGCGACGCTGGCACTCCAGGCACAGCTCGTCGACAAGGACCTGCCGCGCATCAGCAAGGCCGTCGCGAAGGTGCTCGGCCGCGAGCCGACCTATGCCCTGCTCAAAGGCCGCCACCACTACATCTGCATGGCCAAGCTGGAGCACTCCGACGAGAACGACCCGCAGGACTCGCTGTTCGACACCGGCAGCGGCGGCGGCACCAAGTGGCTCGGCGAGGCCGGGCGGCTGGGCAAGCAGATCGCGCGCATCCGCGACTGGGCGATGGAGTCCGACACCGGCGACCGCGACGAGCTGGACCCCGGCGTCGACGACACCGCCTGGCGGATGGTCTCCACCCCGGCGCGCGAGTGCGTCGGCGCCGCCCGCTGCCCGTACGGGGCGGACTGCTTCGCCGAGCTGTCGCGTGCCCGCGCCCGCGAGGCCGACATCGTGGTCACCAACCACTCGCTGCTGTCGGTCGACATGATGGCCGGCCGGCACATCGTGCCCGAGCACAAGCTGCTGATCATCGACGAGGCGCACGAGCTGGCCGACCGGGTCTCCAGCGCCGCCCAGGCCGAGCTCACCCCGGACACCGTCGACCGCACCGCCCGCGCCGCCCGCACCTTCCTGGAGGGCGAGGAGTACCAGGCGCTGGTCGAGGGGGCCGACGCGCTCACGGTCGGGCTGGCCGAGACCCCGGCCGGGCGGATCACCGGGCCGCTGCCGCAGGCCATGGTCGAGGCGTGCACGCTGCTCGACGGGGCCACCCGCCGGGCGCTGACCCGCATCGGCGAGATCAAGGCCGACGACCCCGATCCCGTGCGCAAGCAGCAGGCCAAGTCGCTGCTCGACGAGGTCTCCAAGACCGCGCAGCGGCTGCTGGCCGACGCCGACCACGACGTGGCCTGGGTCGAGCAGGAACCGCGCCGGGCACTGGTCGTGGCGCCGCTGTCGGTCGCGGGCCTGCTCAGCGAGAAGCTATACGAGGAGCGCACCGTCGTGGCCACGTCCGCGACCCTCACCCTGGGCGGCCGGTTCGACACGGTGGCCCGCTCGCTGGGCCTGCCGGTCTCCGACAAGCCTGGCCAGGACGACGGCTGGACCTCGCTGGACGTCGGCTCCCCGTTCGACTACCCGAAGCAGGGCATCCTCTACGTCGCGTCGCACCTGCCGCGCCCGGCCGCCTCGGGCCTGCCCGACGCGGCGGGGGCGGAGCTGCTGGCGCTGGTGCAGGCGCTGGGCGGCCGCACGCTGGGGCTGTTCTCCTCGCGCAAGGCCGCGACCCAGGCCGCCGAGCTGCTGCGGGCCAGGACGAACCTCACCGTGCTGCTCCAGGGCGACGAGGCGCTGCCGCTGCTGGTGCGCAAGTTCCGCGAGGACCGCAACAGCTGCCTGCTCGGCGTCATGTCGCTGTGGCAGGGCGTGGACGTGCCCGGCGACGCGTGCCAGCTGGTCGTCATCGACCGGCTGCCGTTCCCGCGCCCGGACGAGCCGCTGGCCGCGGCCCGCTCCGCGGCCGTCGACGCGACGGGCGGCTCCGGCTTCGCGGCCGTCAGCGTGCCGATCGCGGCGATCCGGCTGGCCCAGGGCGTGGGCCGGCTCATCCGGACCAGTTCCGACAAGGGCGTGGTCGCGGTGCTGGACTCCCGGCTGGAGACGGCACGCGGCTACGGCGCGTTCCTGCGCGCCAGCCTGCCGCCGTTCTGGTACACCACCAAGCAGGAAGTCGTGCTGAACTCCCTGCGCAGGCTCTCCCAGAGCTGA
- a CDS encoding co-chaperone GroES translates to MNSSSDDSGLPIRLLHDRVLVKQEASEGERRSSAGLVIPATASVGTRLSWATAVGVGPHVRAIQVGDRVLYDPDERSEVELHGESYVLLRERDVHAVAASRVEPDATGLYL, encoded by the coding sequence GTGAACTCGTCGAGCGACGACTCCGGGCTGCCGATCCGACTCCTGCACGACCGGGTGCTGGTCAAGCAGGAGGCCAGCGAGGGGGAGCGGCGCTCGTCGGCCGGGCTCGTGATCCCCGCCACCGCCTCGGTCGGCACCCGGCTGTCCTGGGCCACCGCGGTCGGCGTCGGCCCGCACGTGCGCGCGATCCAGGTCGGCGACCGGGTGCTGTACGACCCGGACGAGCGCTCCGAGGTCGAGCTGCACGGCGAGTCGTACGTCCTGCTGCGCGAACGCGATGTGCACGCCGTCGCCGCCTCCCGCGTCGAACCCGACGCCACCGGCCTGTACCTCTGA
- a CDS encoding AI-2E family transporter produces the protein MGRLDNFKANVRRAYEASRAGVRARREQEERERRQAEQALPAAEPEQAHHSTSSRDDADVPYALRIGAAWGWRLIILGFALYYLLQLMGKVSLVIVPLLIALLLAALLSPAVRLLKRKRVHSSLATAIVVVAGLGAVVGTLWLVISQFLDGLPQLIDKGTEGAKKIPGWLKTGPLHLTDQQLDNLIKQFTDMINANKDALTTGALTTATTLIEVLSGLFLVIFSLFFFLRDGRSIWRFLLKLLPKNAREPLDRAGVAGWRSLGSYVRATVLVAFIDAVGIGIALVVLRVPLALPLAALVFLGAFIPIVGATLSGAVAVLVALIATNNWVTALLVLAAVIAVQQIEGHLLQPLIMGRAVALHPLAVIIGIAAGVSLAGIIGALIAVPLIAVLNTAIRQLVGARPPTNAEVAAVAVQPAAGPENPPK, from the coding sequence GTGGGTCGGTTGGATAACTTCAAGGCGAACGTCCGGCGCGCGTACGAGGCGAGCCGGGCCGGCGTGCGCGCCCGGCGGGAGCAGGAGGAGCGCGAGCGGCGGCAGGCCGAGCAGGCGCTGCCCGCCGCCGAGCCCGAGCAGGCCCACCACTCGACGAGCAGCCGCGACGACGCCGACGTGCCGTACGCGCTGCGCATCGGCGCGGCCTGGGGCTGGCGCCTGATCATCCTCGGCTTCGCGCTGTACTACCTGCTCCAGCTGATGGGCAAGGTCAGCCTGGTCATCGTGCCGCTGCTGATCGCACTGCTGCTGGCGGCGCTGCTGTCCCCGGCGGTACGCCTGCTCAAGCGCAAGCGGGTGCACAGCTCGCTGGCGACCGCGATCGTGGTGGTGGCGGGCCTGGGTGCCGTGGTCGGCACGCTGTGGCTGGTGATCAGCCAGTTCCTGGACGGCCTGCCGCAGCTCATCGACAAGGGCACCGAGGGCGCCAAGAAGATCCCCGGCTGGCTGAAGACCGGGCCGCTGCACCTGACCGACCAGCAGCTCGACAACCTGATCAAGCAGTTCACCGACATGATCAACGCGAACAAGGACGCGCTGACCACGGGGGCGCTGACCACCGCGACCACGCTGATCGAGGTGCTCAGCGGCCTGTTCCTGGTGATCTTCTCGCTCTTCTTCTTCCTGCGCGACGGCCGCTCGATCTGGCGCTTCCTGCTGAAGCTGCTGCCCAAGAACGCCCGCGAGCCGCTGGACCGCGCGGGCGTGGCGGGCTGGCGCTCGCTCGGGTCGTACGTGCGGGCGACCGTCCTGGTCGCGTTCATCGACGCGGTCGGCATCGGCATCGCGTTGGTCGTGCTGCGGGTGCCGCTGGCGCTGCCGCTGGCCGCGCTGGTGTTCCTCGGCGCGTTCATCCCGATCGTCGGTGCCACCCTGTCCGGCGCCGTCGCCGTGCTGGTCGCCCTGATCGCCACCAACAACTGGGTGACGGCGCTGCTGGTGCTCGCCGCAGTGATCGCGGTGCAGCAGATCGAGGGCCACCTGCTCCAGCCGCTGATCATGGGCCGGGCGGTCGCCCTCCACCCGCTCGCGGTGATCATCGGCATCGCGGCGGGCGTGTCGCTGGCCGGGATCATCGGCGCGCTGATCGCGGTGCCGCTGATCGCGGTGCTCAACACCGCGATCCGTCAGCTGGTCGGCGCCCGGCCGCCCACGAACGCCGAGGTCGCGGCCGTCGCGGTTCAGCCCGCGGCCGGTCCGGAGAACCCGCCGAAGTAG
- a CDS encoding PrsW family intramembrane metalloprotease: MADHTADGSPYAALPSYLAADAVSPTPPAPPPRPKRGWRRWLALGLAIVVVAGSAVGMLGYLGWNLGPQAFTIGLVAAVLPVPVLVSVFLWLDRYEPEPPWLLVGAFVWGAFPATGLALLVNRFFFETVGLPDAIVATVVAPVVEESGKALGPLLIFWFMRRELSGITDGLVYCGLSGVGFAMVENILYLGGHGYSDANSQYGPYSGAQLVFMMFLLRILLSGFAHPLFTSMTGVGIGIAARSPRRVVRICAPLCGLLLAMMMHGSWNLMAVLSAEYTPLFFLYGYIAVMMPVFLFMVGVALWVRAREGRLALQVLPAYAAAGWLTPPEVASLGTLGRRHAAKVWARRVAGDAGRKAMRDFQFAATRLALVRDGMIRGLDRTDAQRAASAEEESQLLAQLFAARQVYAGRDPQMPPAHWDGSSYQVVFPDGVARPVPAPPEPVVPLPLLPPPPVPVYQAYPAFPGYPPPGQPPQPYFGGFSGPAAG, encoded by the coding sequence ATGGCCGATCACACCGCCGACGGCAGCCCGTACGCCGCGCTGCCGTCCTACCTGGCCGCCGACGCCGTGTCGCCGACGCCGCCGGCCCCGCCGCCGCGGCCGAAGCGGGGCTGGCGGCGCTGGCTGGCGCTGGGACTGGCCATCGTGGTCGTCGCCGGTTCGGCCGTGGGGATGCTCGGCTACCTGGGCTGGAACCTCGGCCCGCAGGCGTTCACCATCGGCCTGGTCGCCGCGGTGCTGCCGGTGCCGGTGCTGGTCAGCGTGTTCCTGTGGCTGGACCGGTATGAGCCGGAGCCGCCGTGGCTGCTGGTCGGCGCGTTCGTCTGGGGCGCGTTCCCGGCCACGGGCCTGGCGCTGCTGGTGAACAGGTTCTTCTTCGAGACCGTCGGCCTGCCCGACGCGATCGTGGCCACCGTGGTCGCCCCGGTGGTCGAGGAGAGCGGCAAGGCGCTCGGCCCGCTGCTGATCTTCTGGTTCATGCGCCGGGAGCTGTCCGGCATCACCGACGGCCTGGTCTACTGCGGACTGTCCGGGGTCGGCTTCGCCATGGTCGAGAACATCCTCTACCTCGGCGGGCACGGCTACTCCGACGCCAACTCGCAGTACGGGCCGTACTCCGGGGCGCAGCTGGTGTTCATGATGTTCCTGCTGCGCATCCTGCTGTCGGGCTTCGCCCACCCGCTGTTCACGTCGATGACCGGCGTCGGCATCGGCATCGCGGCCCGCTCGCCCCGCCGGGTGGTGCGCATCTGCGCGCCGCTGTGCGGCCTGCTGCTGGCGATGATGATGCACGGCTCGTGGAACCTGATGGCGGTCCTGTCGGCCGAGTACACGCCGCTGTTCTTCCTGTACGGCTACATCGCCGTGATGATGCCGGTGTTCCTGTTCATGGTCGGCGTCGCGCTGTGGGTGCGCGCCCGCGAGGGCAGGCTGGCATTGCAGGTGCTGCCCGCGTACGCCGCGGCGGGCTGGCTGACCCCGCCCGAGGTCGCCTCGCTGGGCACGCTGGGGCGCCGCCACGCGGCCAAGGTCTGGGCCCGGCGGGTGGCGGGCGACGCCGGCCGCAAGGCGATGCGCGACTTCCAGTTCGCGGCGACCCGGCTGGCCCTGGTGCGCGACGGCATGATCCGCGGGCTGGACCGGACCGACGCGCAGCGGGCCGCCAGCGCCGAGGAGGAGTCGCAACTGCTGGCCCAGCTCTTCGCGGCCCGGCAGGTCTACGCGGGCCGCGACCCGCAGATGCCCCCGGCGCACTGGGACGGCAGCTCCTACCAGGTGGTCTTCCCGGACGGGGTGGCCCGCCCGGTGCCCGCGCCGCCGGAGCCGGTGGTGCCGCTGCCGCTGCTGCCGCCGCCACCGGTCCCGGTCTACCAGGCCTACCCGGCGTTCCCCGGCTACCCGCCGCCGGGCCAGCCGCCGCAGCCCTACTTCGGCGGGTTCTCCGGACCGGCCGCGGGCTGA
- a CDS encoding aminotransferase class V-fold PLP-dependent enzyme translates to MPVEPVRVAAADLTVLGVPGQINLDYAATAPCLKAAADAVTELLPWYGSVHRGAGALSQRCTLAYERARQTVGDFVGARADDHVIFTRNTTDALNLLAAALPAGTTVVTFAGEHHANLLPWHRAIRLPVPDSAAAAVRYLAAALAQVRRDSPDGPVLVAVTGASNVTGELWPVRELADIARRFGARTVVDAAQLAPHVPVDLGTLDVDYLALSGHKLYAPFGAGVLVGRGDWLDAAEPYLAGGGATSGVGDATHDVRWNTGPARHEAGTPNLFGAVALAAVCATLEAADRDALHRREQLLLARLRAGLSTIPGVAELRTFEPTAPRIGVVSFAVRGRDSSEVAAYLAREHNIGVRDGLFCAHPLARRLLQEAADRHRWPTTPTTALRASIGLGTTEPEVDAFVAALAAL, encoded by the coding sequence GTGCCCGTCGAGCCGGTGCGCGTCGCCGCCGCCGATCTGACCGTGCTGGGCGTGCCCGGCCAGATCAACCTGGACTACGCCGCCACCGCGCCGTGCCTCAAGGCCGCCGCCGACGCCGTCACCGAGCTGCTGCCCTGGTACGGCTCCGTGCACCGCGGCGCGGGCGCCCTGTCCCAGCGGTGCACGCTGGCCTACGAGCGCGCCCGGCAGACCGTCGGCGACTTCGTCGGGGCCCGCGCCGACGACCACGTGATCTTCACCCGCAACACCACCGACGCGCTGAACCTGCTGGCCGCGGCCCTGCCCGCGGGCACCACCGTGGTCACCTTCGCCGGTGAGCACCACGCGAACCTGCTGCCGTGGCACCGTGCCATCCGCCTGCCCGTGCCCGACTCGGCCGCCGCCGCGGTGCGCTACCTGGCCGCCGCGCTGGCCCAGGTCCGCCGGGACTCCCCCGACGGCCCGGTGCTGGTCGCGGTCACCGGGGCCAGCAACGTCACCGGCGAGCTGTGGCCGGTGCGCGAGCTGGCCGACATCGCGCGCCGGTTCGGCGCCCGGACCGTCGTGGACGCCGCCCAGCTCGCCCCGCATGTGCCGGTCGACCTGGGCACGCTGGACGTGGACTACCTCGCCCTGTCCGGGCACAAGCTCTACGCCCCGTTCGGGGCGGGGGTGCTCGTCGGCCGGGGCGACTGGCTCGACGCGGCGGAGCCGTACCTGGCCGGAGGCGGGGCGACCAGCGGCGTCGGCGACGCCACGCACGACGTGCGCTGGAACACCGGCCCGGCCCGGCACGAGGCGGGCACGCCGAACCTGTTCGGCGCGGTGGCGCTGGCCGCGGTCTGCGCGACGCTGGAGGCGGCCGACCGCGACGCGCTGCACCGGCGCGAGCAGCTGCTGCTGGCCCGGCTGCGGGCCGGGCTGTCGACCATCCCGGGCGTCGCCGAACTGCGCACCTTCGAGCCCACCGCCCCGCGTATCGGGGTGGTGTCGTTCGCGGTGCGCGGCCGGGACTCGTCCGAGGTGGCGGCCTACCTGGCCCGCGAGCACAACATCGGCGTACGCGACGGCCTGTTCTGCGCCCACCCCCTGGCCCGCCGCCTGCTCCAGGAGGCCGCCGACCGCCACCGCTGGCCCACCACCCCCACCACCGCCCTCCGCGCCAGCATCGGCCTAGGCACCACCGAACCCGAGGTAGACGCGTTCGTCGCCGCCCTCGCCGCCCTCTAG
- a CDS encoding aromatic acid exporter family protein — translation MDAAELGRRTRVTLGDRARRVRAGALLAAQAAIAAGGAWWVAHDLIGHRQPYFAPIAAVVTLAISMGQRMRRAFEIVAGNAVGILLGELLVLYIGRGVWQLALVVFLAMSLAVFLGGSAALVSQSASSGILVATLLPTTTDYFLSRFVDAVVGGAVALVVMGLLLPLNPLTVVSRAVAPLLDSLSRGLHEGADALEHRDADVAQAALGDMRQAEAQLRAFGESLTAGRELSTIAPVHWRKRAALTEYIDAADHLARALRNSRVLVRRITSILRDGEQVPPPLVDAVHQLADAVDLLRRDLAAAREPEDSRDAGVRAVRAAREAHTAGLDFSGQVVYAQVRSTATDLLRATGLPREDAERLVRRAHTRRPPAPAPPAPGPSAGPEAAS, via the coding sequence ATGGACGCCGCTGAGCTCGGCCGACGCACCCGGGTCACCCTGGGCGACCGGGCGCGCCGGGTCCGGGCGGGCGCCCTGCTGGCGGCGCAGGCGGCGATCGCGGCGGGCGGGGCGTGGTGGGTCGCGCACGACCTGATCGGGCACCGCCAGCCGTACTTCGCGCCGATCGCGGCCGTGGTCACGCTGGCCATCTCGATGGGGCAGCGGATGCGCCGCGCGTTCGAGATCGTCGCGGGCAACGCGGTCGGCATCCTGCTCGGCGAGCTGCTGGTGCTGTACATCGGCCGGGGCGTGTGGCAGCTGGCCCTGGTCGTGTTCCTGGCCATGTCGCTGGCGGTGTTCCTGGGCGGCTCGGCGGCCCTGGTCAGCCAGTCCGCGTCCTCCGGCATCCTGGTGGCCACGCTGCTGCCGACCACCACCGACTACTTCCTGAGCCGGTTCGTCGACGCGGTCGTCGGCGGTGCGGTGGCGCTGGTGGTGATGGGCCTGCTGCTGCCGCTGAACCCGCTGACCGTGGTGAGCAGGGCGGTGGCCCCGCTGCTGGACAGCCTGTCGCGCGGGCTGCACGAGGGCGCCGACGCGCTGGAGCACCGCGACGCCGACGTGGCGCAGGCGGCGCTGGGGGACATGCGCCAGGCCGAGGCGCAGCTGCGGGCGTTCGGCGAGTCGCTGACCGCCGGGCGCGAGCTGTCCACGATCGCGCCGGTGCACTGGCGCAAGCGGGCGGCGCTCACCGAGTACATCGACGCCGCCGACCATCTGGCGCGGGCGCTGCGCAACAGCCGGGTGCTGGTACGCCGGATCACGTCGATCCTGCGCGACGGCGAGCAGGTGCCGCCGCCGCTGGTGGACGCGGTGCACCAGCTCGCCGACGCGGTCGACCTGCTGCGCCGGGACCTGGCCGCCGCCCGCGAACCCGAGGACAGCCGCGACGCGGGCGTACGCGCCGTACGCGCCGCCCGCGAGGCCCACACCGCCGGCCTGGACTTCTCCGGCCAGGTCGTCTACGCCCAGGTCCGCTCGACGGCGACCGACCTCCTCCGCGCCACCGGCCTGCCCCGCGAGGACGCCGAACGCCTCGTCCGCCGCGCCCACACCCGCCGCCCACCCGCCCCCGCCCCACCCGCCCCCGGCCCGTCGGCGGGCCCAGAGGCGGCTAGTTGA
- a CDS encoding metal-dependent phosphohydrolase, whose product MAEVARFVATARAAGATAPDDTLTAVGTELVNRWSEPHRFYHDLSHLAATLDLVDDPVIELALWGHDAIYDPTAADNEERSAELTAALLSECGLPAAVVEEAVRLVRLTAGHAVDPADRTGTRLADADLAILAVPWPDYCTYVAGVRAEYAHVPDELWQVGRATVLRNLLSLPQLYHHHPTWEVAARTNLTRELSALHAPAPAADPEAS is encoded by the coding sequence ATGGCCGAGGTAGCCCGTTTCGTCGCCACCGCCCGCGCCGCCGGGGCGACCGCCCCCGACGACACCCTGACCGCTGTCGGGACCGAGCTGGTCAACCGCTGGTCCGAGCCGCACCGCTTCTACCACGACCTGTCCCACCTGGCCGCCACCCTGGACCTGGTCGACGACCCGGTGATCGAGCTGGCGCTGTGGGGCCACGACGCGATCTACGACCCGACCGCCGCCGACAACGAGGAGCGCAGCGCCGAGCTCACCGCGGCGTTGCTGTCCGAGTGCGGCCTGCCCGCCGCCGTGGTCGAGGAGGCGGTCCGGCTGGTACGGCTCACCGCCGGCCACGCCGTCGACCCCGCCGACCGCACCGGCACCCGGCTCGCCGACGCCGACCTGGCGATCCTGGCCGTCCCGTGGCCCGACTACTGCACCTACGTCGCCGGCGTACGCGCCGAGTACGCCCACGTCCCCGACGAGCTCTGGCAGGTGGGCCGCGCCACCGTCCTCCGCAACCTCCTGTCCCTCCCCCAGCTGTACCACCACCACCCCACCTGGGAGGTGGCAGCCCGCACCAACCTCACCCGCGAACTGTCCGCCCTCCACGCCCCGGCTCCCGCCGCCGACCCCGAGGCCAGTTGA
- a CDS encoding DUF4031 domain-containing protein, whose product MIYVDNPVWPAHNRLWAHLVSDVSRAELHAFAELLGAPRRGFDRDHYDIPSELVPVAIWLGATHVTARDIARLLRTANLRLPKHLATAARPPVR is encoded by the coding sequence GTGATCTACGTCGACAACCCGGTCTGGCCCGCCCACAACCGCCTGTGGGCGCACCTGGTCAGCGACGTCTCCCGCGCCGAGCTGCACGCCTTCGCCGAGCTGCTGGGCGCCCCCCGCCGCGGCTTCGACCGCGACCACTACGACATCCCGTCCGAACTCGTCCCGGTGGCGATATGGCTCGGCGCCACCCACGTCACCGCCCGCGACATAGCCCGCCTCCTCCGCACCGCCAACCTCCGCCTCCCCAAACACCTGGCCACCGCCGCACGCCCCCCCGTGCGTTGA
- a CDS encoding FAD-binding oxidoreductase: MTLLDELRGALGPDRVITDPDLLASYRRDEADLVEAGVPLAVVRPQSTAEVAAAVTAAARHGVPVVAQGARTGLAGGANAVDGCLVVSMLGMDRILHLDPANRIAVVQPGVVNAALARAVAAEGLRYPPDPGSWESSTIGGNVATNAGGMCCVKYGVTTEYVLGLEVVLADGRVLRTGRRTPKGVAGYDLTRLFVGSEGTLGIITEITVALRPAAEESLTLVAVFPTTAAAGDAVNRIFSAGLSPSLLELLDRVHLEAIEAYRPMGLDTTAAALLLASADTGSRAAADLERIAEAATAAGAIEVWQATDAEEAAQLLLARRLAHPAMERLAVSLYEHGGLIIDDVAVPRTRLAELLDDVAEISARHGVPVGVVGHAGDGNMHPNIVVDRADPASVAAGRRVFDEIMERGLALGGTCTGEHGVGLLKRDWLATELGEVGVDVHRAIKAALDPSGLLNPGKVLAA, translated from the coding sequence GTGACCTTGCTCGATGAACTGCGCGGCGCGCTGGGGCCCGATCGGGTGATCACCGATCCCGACCTGCTCGCGTCATACCGGCGGGACGAAGCGGATCTGGTCGAGGCGGGGGTGCCGCTGGCCGTCGTACGCCCGCAGTCCACCGCGGAGGTCGCCGCCGCCGTCACCGCCGCCGCGCGCCACGGCGTGCCGGTCGTGGCCCAGGGCGCGCGCACCGGCCTGGCGGGCGGCGCCAACGCCGTCGACGGCTGCCTGGTGGTCTCCATGCTCGGTATGGACCGCATCCTGCACCTCGACCCGGCCAACCGGATCGCCGTCGTCCAGCCCGGCGTCGTCAACGCCGCCCTGGCCCGCGCCGTGGCCGCCGAGGGGCTGCGCTACCCGCCCGACCCGGGCTCGTGGGAGTCCAGCACCATCGGCGGCAACGTCGCCACCAACGCGGGCGGCATGTGCTGCGTGAAGTACGGCGTCACCACCGAGTACGTGCTCGGCCTGGAGGTCGTGCTCGCCGACGGGCGGGTGCTGCGCACCGGCCGCCGCACCCCGAAGGGCGTCGCCGGATACGACCTGACCAGGCTGTTCGTCGGCTCCGAGGGCACCCTCGGCATCATCACCGAGATCACCGTGGCGCTGCGCCCGGCCGCCGAGGAGTCGCTGACCCTGGTCGCGGTGTTCCCGACCACGGCCGCCGCCGGGGACGCGGTGAACCGGATCTTCTCCGCCGGGCTGTCGCCCAGCCTGCTGGAACTGCTGGACCGGGTGCACCTGGAGGCGATCGAGGCATACCGGCCGATGGGCCTCGACACCACAGCGGCCGCGCTGCTGCTGGCCTCGGCCGACACCGGATCGCGGGCGGCGGCCGATCTGGAGCGGATCGCCGAGGCGGCGACCGCGGCCGGGGCGATCGAGGTGTGGCAGGCCACCGACGCCGAGGAGGCGGCGCAGCTGCTGCTGGCGCGACGGCTGGCGCACCCGGCGATGGAGCGGCTGGCCGTGTCGCTGTACGAGCACGGCGGGCTGATCATCGACGACGTGGCGGTGCCGCGTACCCGGCTGGCCGAGCTGCTCGACGACGTCGCCGAGATCTCCGCGCGCCACGGCGTGCCGGTCGGGGTCGTCGGGCACGCCGGGGACGGGAACATGCACCCCAACATCGTGGTCGACCGGGCCGACCCGGCCAGCGTCGCCGCGGGCCGCCGCGTCTTCGACGAGATCATGGAGCGCGGCCTGGCGCTGGGCGGCACCTGCACCGGCGAGCACGGCGTCGGCCTGCTCAAACGCGACTGGCTCGCCACCGAACTCGGCGAGGTCGGCGTGGACGTGCACCGCGCCATCAAGGCGGCGCTGGACCCGTCGGGGTTGCTCAACCCGGGCAAGGTCCTCGCCGCCTGA